TTTTAACTGATTTTCCGCTTCTACTGAACTTAACCGTTCATCCATATACTCCAACGGCAAGTGTAACTGCTCCGCCACCCGTCGCGCAAATTTTTGCACCTGTTTAGCTTGAGAACCAATCTCTCCAGCCATGGTGTAGGGTAATCCCACCACCAACAGATTAACATTCCTTTCTTCCACCAATTGCTTAATCTGAGCAATGTCTTGATCGTAGGAACTGCGGACAATGGTGGTAATGCCAGTGGCAATCAAACCAGTGCCGTCACAGCCCGCCACCCCGATAC
The genomic region above belongs to Synechocystis sp. PCC 6803 substr. PCC-P and contains:
- the ruvX gene encoding Holliday junction resolvase RuvX, producing MSKKVAALGLDVGRKRIGVAGCDGTGLIATGITTIVRSSYDQDIAQIKQLVEERNVNLLVVGLPYTMAGEIGSQAKQVQKFARRVAEQLHLPLEYMDERLSSVEAENQLKARKRFSSYDKGLIDQQAAEIILQQWLDLRRSHLQEGGDNLHR